From a region of the Danio aesculapii chromosome 4, fDanAes4.1, whole genome shotgun sequence genome:
- the LOC130222359 gene encoding gastrula zinc finger protein XlCGF8.2DB-like, producing the protein MVFIKEESEDVKIEETFTVKQEDLQEQTDLMVLKEETHQLNEMEEKHQNIMTDEKPTLTKKTSSTGRPRKSKSRCNFTCHQCGNRFSRKQSLQIHMITHTGEKPFSCKQCGKSFSQKPNLYVHMRIHTGEKPYTCEQCGKSFAKIYDFKVHMRIHTGDGSYTCQQCGKSFYNAGNLAVHMRIHTGERPYTCQQCGKRFYHAGNLAVHMRIHTGEKPYSCPQCGKSFKLNGTLEVHMRIHTGEKPYTCTECGKSFTYKNTLKHHMISLTGEKPFVCFQCGKSFTTKASLMNHMNNHTGTIVFTCDQCGIGLTRKDSIKQHMKIHSGEDRFRCSECGKDFKHKRSLSTHMKLHN; encoded by the coding sequence acctgatggtgctgaaagaagagactcatcaACTGAATGAAATGGAAGAGAAACACCAAAATATAATGACTGATGAAAAACCCACACTGACTAAAAAGACTTCATCAACGGGAAGACCACGGAAATCCAAATCTAGGTGCAATTTCACTTGTCATCAATGTGGAAACCGTTTCAGCCGAAAACAAAGCCTTCAAATCCACATGataactcacactggagagaagcctttcagctgtaaacagtgtgggaagagtttcagtcaaaagcCAAACCTTTATgttcacatgagaattcacacaggggagaaaccttacacctgtgaacagtgtggaaagagttttgctaAAATCTATgactttaaagtccacatgagaattcacactggagatgGGTCATatacatgccaacagtgtggaaaaagcttctataATGCAGGAAACCTTGCagtccacatgagaattcacactggagagaggccgtacacatgccaacagtgtgggaAAAGATTTTATCATGCAGGAAACTTGGcagtgcacatgagaattcacactggggagaagccttactcttgccctcagtgtggaaagagttttaagtTAAATGGCACCCTTGAagtccacatgaggattcacactggagagaaaccttacacatgcacagagtgtggtaaaagtttcacatataaaaacacactcaaacaccacatgataagtctcactggagagaagccgtttGTATGTtttcagtgtggaaagagcttcacaaccaaaGCTAGCCTCATGAACCACATGAATAATCACACTGGAACCATAGTGTTtacatgtgatcagtgtggaataGGACTCACACGCAAAGACTCCATTAAGCAACACATGAAGATTCACTCAGGAGAGGatcgttttagatgcagtgagtgtggaaaggactttaaacataaaagaagcctcAGCACTCACATGAAGCTTCACAACTGA